The following nucleotide sequence is from Streptomyces brevispora.
CGGCCGGCGGCGGCGAGCAGGTTGGGGGCGAGCTTGCGCCACTTGTTGCCGGGCAGATCCTGGTGGATCAGATCGTCGCGCTTGAGCAGCAGCCGTACGCCGTGACGTTCGAAGCGGTCGTCCGCGGCCGGCTGCAGGGGCGAGGGGAGCGCCGGCCGCAGCCGGGAGAGGCCGGGCGGATCGGAGGGTGTGGCGGGCATGCCCCATTGTGGACACGTCCCGGGCGGGCCACCTCGCCGGCTACTTCAGACAGTCGTGGATCCGTGCCCGCATGGAGGCCATGGTGAAGCCGCGCGGGTCGACCTTGCCCGGTTGCCACTCCAGGTGACCGATGACCGATCTGGAGGTCCAGCCGTGGTGGCGGCAGACCGCGGCCGCGGCCTTCGCGATGGCTTCGAGCTGGACGTCGGGCCAGGGGTCCTCGCCGTCGCCGAGGTTCTCGCACTCGAAGCCGTAGAAGTACTGGTTTCCATCGGTGTCGGCCTCGTTGTCCGGCGGGAGGCCTTTCTCGGCGATGACGGCGCGCAGGACGTCGCCGTCGCCGAGACCGGCGTGATTGGTCCGGCCGTGGCCGACCAGATGGACCCGGCCGTCCTTGGTGATGACGCCGTGGCACAGCGGCCCCGGCAGGCCGGTGCGGCCGTCGCGGCAGATCCGGACGGTGGCGTCGGTCCCCTTGGTGGCGGTGTGGTGGATCATCACGCCGTTGACCGGGCCCCAGGAGCCCTTGTGGCTGCGGTTGTGGGTACGCCAGTCGCCGACCTGGACGACGGTGAGCCCCTCGTTCTTCAGGGCGGCGAGGAAGGTGCTCGCGGACATGGGTGAGGACATGGCCGACTCCTTGTTGCGCGTGGGGAGTATGTCCGTACAGCGCTTGTACCCGACAAACGAGGCCCCGGGCCGCCAATGGGCTGTTTACGGGCCCTGTTCGGGCGGTGTGCGAGCCGATCCGGCCAATTCCGCGAGCACCGGGCCCGATTCAGGCCGTGGCGAGCCACAGGTCGGGGCCGAACACCTCGTAGTGGATGTCGGCCGACGGGACGCCCTTGGCGAGCAGCTGGGTGCGCACGGACCGCATGAAGGGCAGCGGGCCGCAGAGGTAGGCGTGGGTTCCGGACGGGATGACCACACCCGTCAGGTCGACCAGGCCCGTGCGGTTCGCGGGGTGGCCCGGCTCGGGGTTCTCGTACCAGAAGTGTGCCGTGGCGTCGGGGAGTTTGCCGGTGAGCAGGGCGTGGTCGGTGCGCATGGCGTGGTCGTCGGGGGAGCGGTCGCCGTGCACGACGGTGACCGGGGCGCGGTGACCGTCGCTCGCGAGGTGCTCCAGCATCGAGAGCATCGGGGTGCATCCGATGCCCGCGGAGGCGAGCAGGAGCGGGGCATCGGGGGACTTCAGCACGAGGTCGCCGTACGGGGCCGAGACCCGGAGCCGGTCGCCCGCCCGGACCCGGTCGTGCAGCTGCCGCGAGACCTCACCGTCGGGGGAGCCGTCGCCGTGCACCCGCTTGACGGTGATCGAGCGGAGCGGGGAGCCGGGGGCCGAGGAGAGGCTGTACTGGCGGATCTGGCGTGCGCCGTCCGGGAGTTCGATCTGTACCGAGACGTACTGGCCGGGGTGGAAGCCGGGGGCGGGCGCGCCGTCGGCGGGGCGGAGCTGGAAGGTGACGACGTCCGCGGTCTCCGTTGCCCGGGAAACCACCTCCCAGTCGCGCCAGACATCACCGGCGAGCACGCCCTGCTGCGCGTACAGCCGCTCCTCGATGGCGATCAGGGCGTTGGCCATCAGCCAGTAGACCTCGTCCCAGGCGGCGGCGACCTCCGGGGTCACGGCGTCGCCGAGCACCTCGGCGATGGCGGCGAACAGGTGGGTGTGCACGACGTCGTACTGGGCGGCGGTGATACCGAGCGAGGCGTGCTTGTGCGCGATGCGGCCGAGCATGACGTCGGGGCGGGTGTCCGGGTGTTCGACCAGCTGGGTGGCGAACGCGGCGATGGAGCCGGCGAGCGCCTGGCGCTGGGCGCCGGAGGCCTGGTTGCCGCGGTTGAAGAGGTCGCGCAGCAGCTCGGGGTGGGCGTCGAACAGCTTGCGGTAGAAGAGATCCGCGATGTCTCCGATGGCCGCGCCGACGGCGGGGAGGGTGGCGCGGACAGTGGCGGTCGACGGCTCGGAGAGCATCGTGACTCCTCGGGTTTGAATTGGCATATCAGATGCGTATTTTAGAGCGCGGTGAAGTGCGGCGTGGGGGTGGAGTGGAAGGCCGTGGTGGTTCAGCGGCCGGGTGGCCGTCCGCTGCTGATGCTGATCAGGAGCGGACCGGTGGGGGAGGCGGTGAGTTCGGTGACGGTGATCGGGTCGAGCGTGGCGTAGAAGGCTTCCGCCGCCTCGCGCAGCGCTCCGCGCAGCCGGCACGCCGACCGCAGTGGGCACGGGGTGGTGCCCTCGCAGTCGACGACGTCGCCGGGGCCCTCCAGCTCGCGGACGAGCCCGCCGATCGAGGCGGACCGGCCGCGCGCGGTGACGGCGAGTCCGCCGCCGCGGCCCCGTCGGGCCTCGACCAGGCCGAGGTGCTGGAGCCGGGCCACGACCTTCGCCGCGTGGGAGTACGGCACTTTTATGGTCGCCGCCACCTCGCGGGTGGTCGGCGGATCCTCGTTCTCCACGACGGCGAGGCGCATCAGCACGCGCAGCGCCACGTCGGTGAATCTCGTCAGCCGCATGACCGTCACCGTAGATAATTGGCATTCAAGATGCAAGTTAACTGGTCCATGGGCATCGCGCAGCGTTGTGCCCAGCCCAAAGCCCTATTAGTCACACTCTTTTGTGTAATGGCGCGTCGGGCCCCGCGCTGGAAGGCTTCTTCTGCAGGTCAGCCGATGATCGAGAGGACGTCAGATGTCCGTTGGTGAAGAGGTTCAGAACGTGCAGGTGTCGCCGCAGCAGAGTCTTGGCACGGCAGCCGCGCGGAACCTCGCGACGACCACCAAGTCCGCTCCGCAGATGCAGGAGATCACCTCGCGGTGGCTGCTGAAGATGCTCCCGTGGGTCCAGGTGCAGGGCGGCACATACCGGGTGAACCGCAGGCTGAGCTACTCGGTCGGCGACGGCCGGGTGACCTTCGTGCAGACCGGGGACCGGGTAGCGGTCATCCCCGCCGAGCTCGGCGAACTCCCGGCCCTGAGGGACTTCGGGGACGCGGAGGCGCTCGCCGAGCTGGCCCGGAGGTGCGAGCAGCGTGACATTCCCGCCGGACAGCTCCTGGCCACGGCCGGTGAGGCGGCGGACCGGGTCTTCCTGCTGGCGCACGGAAGGGTCGAGAAGATCGGCACCGGCCCCTACGGGGACGAGACGGTGCTCGGGGTGCATGCCGACGGGGCCTACTTCGGTGACCACTCGCTCATCGAGGGCGACGCCCTCTGGGAGTACACGGCCCGCGCCGTCACCGACTGCACCGTACTGACGCTGCAGCGGGCGGATGTGCTCAACCTCGCCGAGCGGTCCGACTCGCTGCGTGAGCATCTCGCCGGACTGCTGGCGATCCCGCAGCAGCGCACCAACAAGTACGGCGAGGCGGCGATCGACCTGTCCGCGGGCCATGTCGGCGAGGCCGTCGTCCCGCACACGTACGTCGACTACGACTCCGCGCCGCGCGAGTACGAACTGAGCGTCGCGCAGACCGTGCTGAAGGTCCACAGCCGGGTCGCCGACCTCTACAACCAGCCGATGAACCAGACCGAGCAGCAGTTGCGGCTCACGGTCGAGGCGCTGCGTGAGCGCCAGGAGCACGAGCTGATCAACAACCGCGAGTTCGGCCTGCTCAACAACTGCGACTACGGCCAGCGGATCCAGCCGCACGACGGGGTGCCCAGCCCCGACGACATGGACGAACTGCTCTCGCGCCGCCGCGGATCGAAACTCTTCCTGGCCCACCCGCGGGCCATCGCCGCCTTCGGCCGGGAGTGCAGCAAGCGCGGTCTGGTCCCGGAGAGCGTGGATGTCGGCGGACACCGTATGCCGGCCTGGCGCGGGGTTCCGATCTTCCCGTCCAACAAGATCCCGGTCACCGACGCCCGCACCACATCGATCATCTGCATGAGGACCGGTGAGGCCGAACAGGGCGTCGTCGGACTCCAGCAGACCGGCATCCCCGACGAGATCGAGCCCAGCCTGTCGGTCCGCTTCATGGGGATCGACGAGCAGGCGATCATCTCCTACCTCGTGACCGCCTACTACTCGGCGGCCGTGCTGGTACCGGACGCCCTCGGCGTCCTGGAAAACGTCGAGGTCAGCCGCTGGCGTTAGGTCCGGCCCGGCGCCGCGGGGCAGGCGGGACCTTCACCACCCGCCCCGCGCCCGGGGGCTCCGACCGCCGGGGCCCGCCCCGCGGTCCGGGCCCCTCGGCCACGGTCCGCAGTACCCACAGCAACCACCCACGTCCCCGGCCCCGTGGCGACAGCGACCGGGCCGGGACGGCAACGACCGGGGTGACCGATTGACCATGACCCATACCGATGCCGCGACCGAGGGCAACGAGGCCGCGGCGCTCCTGGAGCACACCCGATCCCTCGTCGACCCCCACCTGCGGGCCGCGGTCGCCTCACTGCCCGGTTCGATCCGGCGCGTCGCCATGTACCACTTCGGCTGGCAGCACGCCGACGGCAGCCCGGCCGCGGGCGGTGCGGGCAAGGCGATCAGGCCCGCGCTCGTCCTGGCCGCCACCCGGGCACTCGGAGGCGACCCCCGGGACGCCGTGAGGGCAGCCGTCGCGGTGGAGCTGGCCCACAACTTCACCCTGCTGCACGACGACGTCATCGATGAGGACCGGACCCGTCGTCACCGCGCCACGGCCTGGGCGGTCTTCGGCATCCCGGACGCGGTCATCGCGGGCGACGCCATGCTGGCCCTCGCCCAGCGGCTTCTCGCCGAGGACGCCCGAGCGGTGTCGCCGCGCGCGTCGGCCCGGCTCTCGACCTGTGTCATCGAGCTGTGCGCGGGCCAGCAGGCCGACTGCGCCTTCGAGGAACGCGGCCCGGACGAGGTCTCGTTGGACGAGTGCCTTGCCATGGCCACGGCCAAAACGGGCGCTCTGCTCGGCTGCGCCTGCGCGCTGGGTGCGCTCTACGCGGGCGTGGACGAGCAAGCCGTCGGGGCGATGGACGGTTTCGGCCGGGAGGCGGGGCTGGCGTTCCAGCTCATCGATGACCTGATCGGCATCTGGGGGGACCCGGCCCAGACGGGGAAGCCGGTCGGGGCCGATCTCGCCGCCCACAAGAAGTCGTTGCCCGTGGTCGCCGCGCTCACGTCCGGCACCCCGGCCGCCGCGGAGCTTGCCACGCTCTACCGGGGCGCCATGAACACGGCCGGCGAGGTGAGCCGCGCGGCGGATGCCGTCGACCGGGCCGGCGGCCGCGACTGGGCGCAGGTCTGTGCCGCGGACCGGATGGCGCGTGCCGTGCACCATCTGTCCCGCGCCGTGCCCGATCTGTCCGCGGCG
It contains:
- a CDS encoding N-acetylmuramoyl-L-alanine amidase; protein product: MSSPMSASTFLAALKNEGLTVVQVGDWRTHNRSHKGSWGPVNGVMIHHTATKGTDATVRICRDGRTGLPGPLCHGVITKDGRVHLVGHGRTNHAGLGDGDVLRAVIAEKGLPPDNEADTDGNQYFYGFECENLGDGEDPWPDVQLEAIAKAAAAVCRHHGWTSRSVIGHLEWQPGKVDPRGFTMASMRARIHDCLK
- a CDS encoding globin domain-containing protein; protein product: MLSEPSTATVRATLPAVGAAIGDIADLFYRKLFDAHPELLRDLFNRGNQASGAQRQALAGSIAAFATQLVEHPDTRPDVMLGRIAHKHASLGITAAQYDVVHTHLFAAIAEVLGDAVTPEVAAAWDEVYWLMANALIAIEERLYAQQGVLAGDVWRDWEVVSRATETADVVTFQLRPADGAPAPGFHPGQYVSVQIELPDGARQIRQYSLSSAPGSPLRSITVKRVHGDGSPDGEVSRQLHDRVRAGDRLRVSAPYGDLVLKSPDAPLLLASAGIGCTPMLSMLEHLASDGHRAPVTVVHGDRSPDDHAMRTDHALLTGKLPDATAHFWYENPEPGHPANRTGLVDLTGVVIPSGTHAYLCGPLPFMRSVRTQLLAKGVPSADIHYEVFGPDLWLATA
- a CDS encoding RrF2 family transcriptional regulator, which gives rise to MRLTRFTDVALRVLMRLAVVENEDPPTTREVAATIKVPYSHAAKVVARLQHLGLVEARRGRGGGLAVTARGRSASIGGLVRELEGPGDVVDCEGTTPCPLRSACRLRGALREAAEAFYATLDPITVTELTASPTGPLLISISSGRPPGR
- a CDS encoding family 2B encapsulin nanocompartment shell protein; this encodes MSVGEEVQNVQVSPQQSLGTAAARNLATTTKSAPQMQEITSRWLLKMLPWVQVQGGTYRVNRRLSYSVGDGRVTFVQTGDRVAVIPAELGELPALRDFGDAEALAELARRCEQRDIPAGQLLATAGEAADRVFLLAHGRVEKIGTGPYGDETVLGVHADGAYFGDHSLIEGDALWEYTARAVTDCTVLTLQRADVLNLAERSDSLREHLAGLLAIPQQRTNKYGEAAIDLSAGHVGEAVVPHTYVDYDSAPREYELSVAQTVLKVHSRVADLYNQPMNQTEQQLRLTVEALRERQEHELINNREFGLLNNCDYGQRIQPHDGVPSPDDMDELLSRRRGSKLFLAHPRAIAAFGRECSKRGLVPESVDVGGHRMPAWRGVPIFPSNKIPVTDARTTSIICMRTGEAEQGVVGLQQTGIPDEIEPSLSVRFMGIDEQAIISYLVTAYYSAAVLVPDALGVLENVEVSRWR
- a CDS encoding family 2 encapsulin nanocompartment cargo protein polyprenyl transferase, with protein sequence MTHTDAATEGNEAAALLEHTRSLVDPHLRAAVASLPGSIRRVAMYHFGWQHADGSPAAGGAGKAIRPALVLAATRALGGDPRDAVRAAVAVELAHNFTLLHDDVIDEDRTRRHRATAWAVFGIPDAVIAGDAMLALAQRLLAEDARAVSPRASARLSTCVIELCAGQQADCAFEERGPDEVSLDECLAMATAKTGALLGCACALGALYAGVDEQAVGAMDGFGREAGLAFQLIDDLIGIWGDPAQTGKPVGADLAAHKKSLPVVAALTSGTPAAAELATLYRGAMNTAGEVSRAADAVDRAGGRDWAQVCAADRMARAVHHLSRAVPDLSAAGDLLALAEFVTRRAH